The region TAAGCGTCGGCGCTCAGTCATCGTCTGACTATCTCAGAATTGCGATAGGCGTGTCTCAAGGCAATCGACCAGGCTGTGGTGGAAACGCCAGACGCTCCAGAAACTCTGACTCGGCCCGCCAATAGCCTCTAAGCCTCACCAAAAGCTCCGGAATCCGTGCCAGAGTGAGTCAGAAGGTCGTCACTGGAGGCTTGGGCGTCAACCGGTCGAGGTGGTATCGGCCGGGCGAGTCAGGCGGGGGATCCATTAAATGTCACGACCAATAACACCCACCAACCCATGATGCCCAAAACAAACAACTGAAATAACATGATGACAGGGGTGTTCGTGCCGGACCTGATCCGCTGTATTGTCAGCCACACAACCAAAGCTCCATAAACAGGCGTAGCAAGCAGCATGACAAACCCGCTGTACACAAAAGCTTCGTATCCGTCGCCGGCCTGTGCAGCCAAAATCATCAACAGGAAACCAATCGCCATTAAACCTATCGCACCGGCTGGCAGTTTCCAGTTCAGTGGATTGAGTTTGGCTCGTTCTCTTTCAATTTCTGACGAGTGTGTCGACGTTGCATACGGATTTTCAGCTTCGGTGTTCTTGTTCATCAGGATGTTTTCCTGGTGGGATTTTCCAGAGGCTCGGGGGTCTCGTCTCCAGCACGATAATGGAAAGCAATCATGATGGTGTTTGCCAACGCATTGTAATCTTAAGCGGTGTTAAAACTCTACGCTTATGTATTAAGGTGATATTGGGCCGGCTTGTCGCGAGAACGGGGGCAGGCTGTAGTAGAAACGCCAGACGCTCCAGAAACTCTGACTCTGCCTGCCGATAGCCTCTAAGACTCACTAGCAGCTCCGGAATCAGTGCCAGAGTTGGGCAGAAGGTCATCCCTGGAAACTTGGACATTAGCGGGTCGAGGTGGTATTGGGCAGGCGCATCGAAGAAAATAGGCCCGATCTGACTCAACGATTTGGAGGTAATCAAATAAAAAACGAACAGCTCATTTTCATCTGGGCTCCTGAACTGTGTGGGTGCTGTACTGAACTCGATCAAAGGAGAAACAAGTGTCCGGTTATCGTACCGCTGGTGAAGCAATAGATGAAATGGCACGCAAAACAGGTCCGCCTGCTTTCATACTTACCGCATGTCTACTGGCTATCGGGATCTTCATGCTTGCTTGCAGTGATCGGATTCCAGTATTGTTTATAGCGCCGTTCACTCTCGGACCACTCTTCTTTTCGCTAGTTCTGTCTTTATTTGCTCAACGGATGGCATGCCAGATTACCCTGATCATTGGTTCTATGCTCTATGCAGCATGGTTTTGCTTCCTCTTCATCGACATAGTTTCCAGCAGCGACGCACAGGGTGGACTCGCTCTCTTTTTTATGGGATTTGCCTCTCTTCCCGTGATGATCCCCGTCTGGATAATGACGTTAGTTTTTAATGCAAAACAGCTCCCAGACAAAAAAGACGATGAAGAGATTGACTTCTGTTCAAGCGACGAGTGATGAGTAGTGTCGCGACGAATTCCAGCAGCTCCGCAGCACCCCCTGTCAACTTACATCAGCGTCCCGTACAGCCGATCGCTGAGAGCAAAAAAGGCTTAAAAACACAGGATCTAAGGGGGATTGTTGATGGGCGGAAATCGATCCAAGAACCCCTCTTTGTCTCCCTCAGCCTGGGTTAAGAGGTGTTGCTCTCGCCAACTCGGTCGCAACCTCCATGGGTTGGCATCGGAGAGGGGGAGGCAACTGCGAAACCGCAGTTCTGAACGCTTTCAACGCCACTCAACATCGATCGCCGCCTAGTTTTTCACGGCCGCATGACAATGATCACTTGTTCGTATCGCGCGTTCCAACACACATCGCTCTTGTGCGCCGGACGCAACCGCACACAGGAACCATCGCCCGGCCACAGCCGTTTCCGCTTGGGCTGTTCCCTGGAGACTTTCACTCCTTTCCGACGCCACAGTCGTTCGATCCGCTTGGTCGCCTCGCCGGAACAAAAACCCAATTTGGTTAAAAGTGACGGGTTATCCGCGAGTCTTTTTGTAACGGAAGAATAATTTCACGAGTGGCTCATGCCTGCTGAAATCAGCCGTTTGCCAATGCGCAATCGGCTCTTGATAACCCCAATCGCAAACAGCTCAGACCTGTGTAACCAAGCTCCCCTTGCTATTTGATGAGCTCCGATGTCATGTCGTTGGATGGGTACGGCAAATCGTTGATCATCCAGCGCATCATCTTGTTGGATCGGAATACGCGATTCAAATCGATTTGAATGAAATTCGTACGATTGGCGTAATTAGCGATTCTCCATTGATGATTGGAAAGATCTTTAATCGCTACCCATTGGGTGTAATCAGATACCTTTTGCTCGCCTAACTTCTCCTTGGCAACGCCCAGCGGAATATCCACGTTATTTAATAGATGTCCCATCAGCTGAATCGCGTCCGAACTGCCAGCGGGCTGGGTTGCAAAGTTTCTCAAATACGTGGCCCTGACAAAACGCGAAGGGGGCGTGTAATCAGCCGGCAATCCTAAGAGTCCTCCGCCTTGACCAATCGGTATAACATTGGTTCCGTCCATCATGACGGATGCCCGGCCTTCGTCGGATAAGGAAAGATAGTTTCTGACATTTGTTAGGTGCCAGTCATAGGTCGGTGCATTGGTAAGCACATCCACGACATTGTCGTGAATCACCATCTGACCTTTCACAAACTCAATCACAATGCTCTCACCACTGCGATCCGTGAATACAAAGTGAAGCCATGGCGCCGTTTGTAAACCTATAACTTCCTTGGGGTCGTACCACACTTTGTATTTTAAAATTTCGTTCCTTAGTTCCTTGACGGAACCAAACATGCCTAGGGTCAATGTTCCGAAATTTATGATCGAAACGTATTGTTTGTCTTCAGCGGTAACCGTCTGATATTCGGTAAACTGCGGCAGGAAGTTGCCGCTCATGCCAAGCCCCGCTTCATTTTGACCCTCAAGAAACGCTGGCGCGCCCTTCAAGAGCGATGGGGCAACCCCCACAAAAGCATATTTACTGGAGAGTTTCGTTGCGGGGAGATTTAAGTCCGAGGGGGCACTAATTTCGACCTCGGTGCCTTTGGGTAAGGCCAATAACTCCCATTCCATTTCCAGCGGCCATTCCATTGTCCTTCCAGCAATCACGGTTCCGTCTTTGGCAGTCAGGTTAATTGCCGTGCAAGCGAAAGAGCTATAAGTCAATGAAATGACGCAGAGGGTAACGATAAAGGAGCGGAAAGATAGCCATGAAATTTTGCGCACTGTAATTCTCTTTTAAGGCTGGGGGTTTCTATGGGGTTCGTGTGTCAGTATACAAAAACTCGGAGGGGCTTTACCCCCTTTTTCGAGATGGTACCTGGTAATCGGTGGCGAATGCTGTAGGAAACTTTTCATGCACCGCTTTCAAAAAAAAAGTTCTTAAGAGTTTGCGTGACTCGAATGCAGGTGCGAACATGCCTAAGCTTGCAAGGTATACAAACGGTGCCCCATCTACTGCGGGGACTACTAATTTAATTACACGAGCTCAAACGAGGTCAACGGAACAGGGCATTCTGCGGTCAGTAAATTCCCATCAGTCATTCGTAAGCTTGATGAGTTGTCTCAATGAGGTACGTGGATCGACCATGATGACGGCTTAACCTGCCCCCACGGACGATACTAATTCTTACGTTACTGAATTCATCAAGCTTTCTCCAGCCGCACAGGGCTGCTGGAGCGTCGCGGAAGGCAGCTTGTGCGGCTGAACGGGCTCCGGTGTCGGGGCCAGATAACCCGGTGCACTGTGCGGGCCGATCGTGTTACAAGTGTTCGCCAACGTTCGATCAGTACTTTCGCTGCGAGCATCGTCTCAAAGATTTCTGGGTGAGTCCTATTCCTTAAGACACACCACTTGGAAGGTGCCCCACCCCTGAAGCTCTACAGACCCATCGATGTTAAGTCATCTCGATTTGCCTTGATCCTATCTCCGCTGTCGAAACTTTAAACCCGAATGTTGAGGAGTTCATTTCGGACAGCCTGACCATCAACCGTTCAGATCCTGACCCCATTCCCGAACCTACCTCGATGATCACTTGGACGTTGCTTGGCGTCGTTGGCTGTATCGCTACTTGGTGGAAGCGTCGTCGCTAAGTAGGTTGATCAGCAGATCTATCTCGTCGTCAAATGGTTCCACCGTCTGTGGATCTCTGTTTTCTAAGAGATCTGCTGGTCAACAGTTGGCAAAGAGTAAACCTTCGCCTAGGCCATCGCATTCAAGCGTTAGCACACCTTTACATTCCTACATTCGGTCGACAGGTCTTTTTCCCTCTGGGGAACGTCGAGCGAAATCCCCCTGCGGTACTATTCGTTGAAAGAAGTTTACGTTGCAGGAAGCGAGCTAACTTCACAACCAGTTCCTGGTTATTCACCGCGCGATCCCTGGTACTTCCATTCAGTACGTGTTAAAATTTTGGCTTCAAGACCAATAGTCTGAACGAGAACCCAAGCTTCATCGTCTCCCATGGATGGCATCCAAAAACTGACTTCATTCACTTCTCAAGAAGATCAATCCATGAATCGAGCGATCACCCTGCGTCTACTATCTCTGGCGATTTCTCTTTTCTTCTTGGCTCTACTTGGCCCCGCTGATGCGAGCGTCATAACCTTCGGTAGCGGTAGCAACCAGTTTGACATGACGTTCGTCGAAATCGGCAATCCCGCCAACGCCAACGATACGACAGGAAAACCCAATCCCGCTGGCTCGGTCGCTTACAAGTACCAGATCGGGAAATACGAAGTTAGGGAGGAGATGATCGACAAGTTCAACTCTTCCCAGTCGCTGAATATTTATTCCAAAGACACACGTGGTGCGAACAAACCCGCCACGAGTGTAAGTTGGAATCATGCGGCTCGTTTCGTGAACTGGCTTAATACCAGCCAGGGACACCAGGCAGCTTACAATTTCACGACGGATGGCGTCGACGATAACATCGCGCTCTGGACGTCAGAGGAAGCCTGGCAACTGGGCGGCGAAAACCTGTTCCGCCATAAGGACGCCCACTACTTCCTGCCCAGCATGGGCGAATGGTACAAAGCGGCCTACTACGATCCGAGCACGGGAAACTACTTTAACTATCCGACTCTAGATGGTTCGCTGCCGAGCCAAGTGACCAGCGGCACGACCCCGCACACCGCTGTGTATGACCATACATGGGAACAAGGCCCAGCAGACGTCACGCAAGCCGGTGGCTTGAATGCCCATGGCATCATGGGAATGGCAGGTAATGTGTGGGAGTGGGAGGAGACAACGATTAATTTAACAAACAACGATGTTTCGTCTGATCGCGGCGCTCGCGGAGGAGCTTGGTTTGAGTTTGCGGAAAACCTACCGTCCTCGATTCGGTTCCCTGATTTCCCGGACGGGCCCAACAACATCATTGGCTTTCGAGTCGCCAGTGTTGTCTCAGCGGACGAACAGAACGCAATTCCAGAACCAGGATCGCTAATGGTGTGGAGCCTGCTGGGTCTGGCCGGTTTCCACGTGAGTCGGCGGTTGAAGAAATAGCCCTCCCAAGGCGTACGGATTTTCTCCCTGTATCATTGGATCGAATGGAGAATTGACGGGTGCAAAAAACCAGGCGGGGCAGGGCACCTACTCATGAAAGGAGCCCTGCTTGGACGGCACCCCCCTACAATAAAGGATTAAACGCAATATGCCGGAAGAGTGCGTGAATACGCGGTCGTCTTCTCGGCGAGTTTTGTTCGTTCCTTAGAAGGAGTGCGTTCTCAAGCCTCAACTTGAAAGGAAGGAAGCGGATTTTATTTCTGGGGCCCCTCGATTGTATTTCATTGGTTTCTTCTCGCTCCGCCCCACTGGCCTCCGACATCTCCAGTCGCGGGCTTCGCCTCGCGCCTTCCGTACCGACTAATCATAGGCTCCGCCTACTCGCCCGACGGAATCAGGGAAACACGAAAGCCCCCGGTTTGAGCCTATCTGCCGCTGGAGAAGCGGTAAGACGGTGGGCTCCCGTTGCGGTAAGTCGACCGACAAAACCCGAAGGGAAAGCTCGAACAGCCACCACGAAACACGCGATACTTGCCCGATGAAACCCCTTGAGGATCGGTCACTGCACCACTCGAATAAGCCCCTAACCAATCCTGACACCACTCCCAAACATTGCCGTGCATGTCATAAAAACCCCAGGGGTTTGCTGACTTCTGACCCACAGGATGAGTTTTATTGTCGGAGTTGCTGAGGTACCAAGCCAAATCGTTAAGCTGCTTTCCAAACGCCTGGAAATTTTTGGCCGTATTCCAATTGTTTTCTCCCCACCACGGCACGCGTACTCCCATTCCGCCTCCGTGGGCAATCGATAAACCCGACCGGCAGCCTTTTCAGCTGGAAAAGCAGACAACTTACGACAAAACTCCACTACTTCGTCCCAACTCACCGAATCAACCGGAATGGTAACTCCTTTGAACTTGCTAGGATTCTTGCCCATCACCTGCTGATATTCTGTTTGCGTGATCTCATACACACCAAGGTAAAAAGGTCGACTCCGTGTAACCTGGTGCGCTCGTTGTTCATCTGGGAATAACACATTCGGCGACCCCGTCGTGAACTCCCCCGCAGGCAAAAGCTTCAATTTCATCCCGCTCGAGTTAACAACTGCATCTTTATCCAATAGGGCTCGAGCCTGCTTGGCCGCTGCTGCTCGATCAGAATCAGCCTGCGCAGCTGCTTTAACCGCCGGAATGGGGTTGGGCGAGATCTGTTGGCCAGGGAGAAAGGCAGGAGCCATCAACAAACCGACGATGGTTAGAGTAGGTAAACCTTTCATTGCCGCATCTCCCTGAATGTGGTCTCGTTTACAAAGATTTTAGACCACGAGAAGATCCGTCCGCAATCTGCTTTTCCGCCATTCGTTCTCATCATCTCAAGGCAAAATTGGCTTCCGTCCCTCTTTCTGGTAGAACGAGATCGCGCTGTCTTGGCCGCGACCTTAAAAGAATCTGACGGCTCTAGATATCATCGAGAAAGCCGCTTCAGGCAGACCTGGCCCAGTTAGCGTATGGAAAACATGGCAAACAGGAATATCCAGCGCAGCTCAAGTAGCCGAAGCGAGGCGACAGCAACTGATCGGTCGGTGCTAACTGACGAGCCGCACAGGCGTGGCACAAACCTCGGTGAGTTATTCAATTAGGTCCGTTCGAATGTCCGCCACCGCCCCGAAACTCCTTGTCAGGCTCAAATGGCTCGCCAATGGGTTTCGCTTTCGCAGCGTCGAGCGCGTCGACCAGGTGTGGCGCGCCCTCGGCGGTCCCGTCGCGCCAATGCGTGCAGATGTTCTGATGCAACAGGCCCGCGACGCGACCGGTCTCGACGATTTTGGTACACCCGAATTCCTGCAGGGCCTACGCAGGCTTGCTCAGGCGGTGAACGAGCACAAGAAGACCAACCGAACGGGGCGCAAGCTTCAAGGGGAAGAAGTGGTGTCGCGGCTGTGTTATCGTCTGCGCTTGGTCGATTACATGAAGCGCTTCGACGACATCGAGATCCAGGAGATCCAACGACCGGTGTACATTATCGCCCCGCCGCGTCCGGACACGACCATGCTGCACCACCTGATGGTCTCAGACAAACGCTTCCGTTATCCGCGTTCCTGGGAGATCCATCAGGCGCCGCCCGCCGAGCCGGCCTTCGTCAACGACCCAGCGTATTTTCGCAGCGATCCCCGCGCGAAAGGGGCCTTTAAAAACGCCAGGATCTCGCACCCTGGCGAGCGCGTTTTCAGGCGATCCATCTGTCCGATCCCGACGGACCCGAAGAGTGTTATCCGTTCATGCAGAGCACCTTTGCAACGACATGCCCGGCGTTAAATTCTCGCGTCGCCTCGTACCAACAGTTCTTACGCGAACAAGGCGACGACTTTTTCGACGCGGCCTTTGCCTTCTAGATAAACCACCTCAAGCTCCTGCAATGGTGGGCACCCCAAGGCCAGTGGTTGCTCAAGTCGCCCGGTTTTTCGACCTACGGCAACAACCTGGGCAGTATCACTCGGCAATTCCCCGACGCTCGGATCATTCAGATCCACCGCCCAGTGGAAAAGACTCTCCCATCGGTGTGCAGCTTGTACCGTTCGATTGGCAGGATTTGCGAACATGATTTCGACCCGCATCTTCTGGGGCGTGACGTGGTCGAGCAAATGGCCTTTTACCTGGAAAGAGTTGCGGGGTTTCGTGAACAACTCGATACGGAGATTTTTCTCGACATTCGCGATGATGACTTGATGAGCGATCCCCACGGGCAGCTGCAGAGGATTTACGACCACATCGACATGCCCCTTGATGACACGGCAACGGCAGCGCACAAGGACTGGATCGCCAACAACCCGCCGAGAAAATGCGGTCATCATCGCTACAATGCCAAAACATTTGGGCTGACCAGCGTCGACTTTGAGCGCCTGTCGCAGTTTCACGAAAATTTTTTTTAGACTTACTGAAGGTCGAGTAGATTGCCGTAGGGCTTCAACGGGGACGGGAGCTATTTTGCGGCATCACCACTGGGATGAACAAGGACGGGAGCCGATTTTACCACAAGCTACGCAGCACAGCTAATCTGCTTGAGCCAGTCCCGGTAGTAAGATCGCCGATCACGTTTTTGGCGTCAGGTACCAACCGCGATTGTCGCGCCAAAGTTTCGATGACTTCCATTCCAAAGCAGGGTTCGAAGCGATATCACCACAGAAGCAACAGCTGCGCCGAACGAAGCCAATCGAACAATCCCGCAAGCGGAGCCCACCAGCACTCAACAAGAACAGCTTCGCCCCAGCCCACCTAAGCTGCGGCAAAAATGGCTCCCGTCCCCTTTGTTCCTCCGAAGTTAACAACGGGGAAGAACTTCCATTCTGTTCATCAGACTCATTAATTTGCATCCATTGGTAAACATCCTAGGATAGAGCGAAGGAAGAACCATTTATCTTTCATCGGACCGTTTTGTGAATTCTGATCGCTCAAACGACGAGTCGAGGACTCAATTGACAAAACCCAATTACCAGGCGTTATGGTGCTGGACGTGCCAAGAACACACGGCTTATCATCTCCAGGCAAAAACGCGGCGAGTTCACAGTAGCGACGGTCCGTCAAGGTTGACGACCGACACCACCTTTACCTGTGAGATCTGCGACAAGAAAATGCACACGCCGCAGGCGGTTGATCCGGTCATATTCAAACGACCCGCTGAACGGGGTTGTCTCTGGATTTACGGGATCCTAGCCGCGCTGGGATTGCCGCTTTTTTATTGGTTCCTGGCTGATGGCTTTATCTCTCACGTTCCCCTGCTACTAGTAATCTTTCTCCCTGTCGCAGCGACGGTGGTTGCGTTGCCCGGGCTGGTGATTCGATGGAGCGCAAAAAAATATGGCGTTTGGAAGTCCTGGGCGACGCAACGGGGTTGGAAAGAACCGAAACCGGAAAAAAGGTTGAAGATGGAAATCAGGCAATTCTGAACGACCGCCAACCCTACACACGTCACTGACAGTCCAACAGGACCAACAAGCCATCAGTTCCTAGACCCCGCTCAAATTTCGTCGAGTTCCCAGGCAAATAACTGCGTGTGTCCGTAGCAATTAAATTGGCATCGACGCAGCTTCCGTCCAAACAATTTGACTGTGCAAGCGAGCGTCTCTTTCATCTTTCTAGCGTTAGTTCGCGTCGTCGATGTTTCCAGGTATGCTCTTTGCCGGTTTCGTTTTTTTGGCCTCTTCTTCAATTCAACTGGAACACCGACGCTCAGGAATTGAAGTTACAAAAAAAATGCTTTTCCCGCCGGCCGTATCGCCGAGATATCGATCACCACTGACGAAGAAGAACGGGAATCCATTTGATCTGTTCGACGTGAATTGGGATCCGAGTTAGCGGCGGAACGGCAAGTGGTTAGTTCTTTCATCCGGATAGCCTCGATTGACGATCGAAAGTCAGCTAGATTGCTCGACGCCTGTGCCGCATCAATTTCATCAGTGCGGTTAAAGGTTTTTCTCTAACTGACAACTGATCGATCTCTTTGCCGCTTCTAATCGGCTTCGGTCCGATCTTGCTTGGCGATCCAGATTTGTACCGATCGCTCGTGTTCAACGATCTTGACGTCTTGTGCGAATTGGCTGCGCGAAGAACCGGCTCATCTAATCAGAGTCAACATCTCGAGAGCCTCGTCGTCGCTTGGCCCTTGCTCATTGACCAATCGCTCGCCCCATCTTTTCTACTCAGCTGGAGACGGATTCTCGGGTGGTTCCTCGGCCTGTTTTTGCTCGAAGCCAACGAGATCCGTCAGCGGTAGTCAGCTACCTTTACGTTTAGCGACTTGACGGCAATCGCGCTATCGTGTCGCGTTAGAGGCAAAAATGGCTCCCATTCCCGTCCGAAGAAATACCCTCCGATCGGTGATTCGAAGAATCAACTCGCATCCGTGATCCTCATCGAGAGGAAAGCGGACACGATTCCAACGCACGTATTCCGCAAACCAAAAGCCCAAGAATTCAGAAAGCTAAAAACTGGCTTCAAATCAATCTGCGGTCGAGTATAAAATAGGCGGATCCGTAGCGCGCATCCGCCACTTCTGTTCCGGAGTATATATTTTTTGCAGGCACCCTCTTCCTTGCTATTCCGTTATGAGACCTCCCATGCGAAACACAAAAAAAAAAGCGACTTGCTCCGTCTTGATCGACGCCAATTCATTCTTACCGGGAGCGCTCTTGGCATGTGTGCCTCTCTCCGCGCTGACGAATGGCAACCCAGTCAGCGGTATCCCGACCCACGGATCGAAGTCCTCGATCCGAGTTTTAAGAAGTACCGATTAGCGCTTGCAAAAGTTGAAAAACTCGCCTCGGGCATGCGTTGGAGTGAAGGGCCTGTTTGGTTTGGTGATGGCCGTTATCTCCTGTGGAGCGACATTCCAAACAATCGGATCATGCGTTGGAACGAAAAAACAGGCGTTGTCAGTGTTTTTCGCCAACCGTCGAATAATTCAAATGGAAACACGCGAGACCGGCAAGGGCGTTTGCTGACTTGCGAACACGATGCGCGCCGAGTGACACGAACGGAATATGACGGAAGCATTACGGTAATCGCTGAGCGATACAAGGGAAAGCGACTCAACTCCCCGAATGACGTTGTTTGCAAATCAGATGGATCAATCTGGTTTACCGATCCGCCATTCGGAATTCTAGGGTACTACGAAGGACACACGGCTGAAGTCGAACTGCCAACGAACGTCTACCGAGTTGATCCCAAGTCTGGCGATATCGACGTCGTTGCCGGAGACATTCATCGCCCGAACGGCCTTGCTTTTTCACCCGACGAAACGCGATTGTATATCGTTGAAGCAGGTGTTTCGCCACGGATTATTCGAGCCTATGACGTTACGGACAATGGAACGAGGTTGGCAAACGCGAGACCTCTCATCACGGCCGAAAACACTGGAACCCCCGACGGCTTTCGTGTGGATGTCGATGGAAACCTCTGGGTTGGATGGGGCATGGGAGCCGAAGGCCTTGATGGCGTCGCAGTTTTTAACTCGCGAGGAAAACTAATTGGAAAGATCAACCTTCCCGAACGGTGCGGAAACGTTTGTTTTGGTGGACGACATCGCAACCGACTCTTCATGTGCGGGAGTACTTCGATCTATTCACTCTTTGTGAACACCCAGGGCGTGCTTGGCAGCTGAACGAAAAACAACCGGAAGAAACAGGACCGGAGCCGATTTGCCGCAAGGCAGGCCAGCTAAACCGCCTCATCCAATCGCCGTAGCAACATCTCTGCTCACGTTTTTGTCTTCAGGTACCAACCGTG is a window of Pirellulaceae bacterium DNA encoding:
- a CDS encoding choloylglycine hydrolase family protein, producing MRKISWLSFRSFIVTLCVISLTYSSFACTAINLTAKDGTVIAGRTMEWPLEMEWELLALPKGTEVEISAPSDLNLPATKLSSKYAFVGVAPSLLKGAPAFLEGQNEAGLGMSGNFLPQFTEYQTVTAEDKQYVSIINFGTLTLGMFGSVKELRNEILKYKVWYDPKEVIGLQTAPWLHFVFTDRSGESIVIEFVKGQMVIHDNVVDVLTNAPTYDWHLTNVRNYLSLSDEGRASVMMDGTNVIPIGQGGGLLGLPADYTPPSRFVRATYLRNFATQPAGSSDAIQLMGHLLNNVDIPLGVAKEKLGEQKVSDYTQWVAIKDLSNHQWRIANYANRTNFIQIDLNRVFRSNKMMRWMINDLPYPSNDMTSELIK
- a CDS encoding SUMF1/EgtB/PvdO family nonheme iron enzyme codes for the protein MNRAITLRLLSLAISLFFLALLGPADASVITFGSGSNQFDMTFVEIGNPANANDTTGKPNPAGSVAYKYQIGKYEVREEMIDKFNSSQSLNIYSKDTRGANKPATSVSWNHAARFVNWLNTSQGHQAAYNFTTDGVDDNIALWTSEEAWQLGGENLFRHKDAHYFLPSMGEWYKAAYYDPSTGNYFNYPTLDGSLPSQVTSGTTPHTAVYDHTWEQGPADVTQAGGLNAHGIMGMAGNVWEWEETTINLTNNDVSSDRGARGGAWFEFAENLPSSIRFPDFPDGPNNIIGFRVASVVSADEQNAIPEPGSLMVWSLLGLAGFHVSRRLKK
- a CDS encoding formylglycine-generating enzyme family protein gives rise to the protein MKGLPTLTIVGLLMAPAFLPGQQISPNPIPAVKAAAQADSDRAAAAKQARALLDKDAVVNSSGMKLKLLPAGEFTTGSPNVLFPDEQRAHQVTRSRPFYLGVYEITQTEYQQVMGKNPSKFKGVTIPVDSVSWDEVVEFCRKLSAFPAEKAAGRVYRLPTEAEWEYACRGGEKTIGIRPKISRRLESSLTIWLGTSATPTIKLILWVRSQQTPGVFMTCTAMFGSGVRIG
- a CDS encoding SMP-30/gluconolactonase/LRE family protein, with product MCASLRADEWQPSQRYPDPRIEVLDPSFKKYRLALAKVEKLASGMRWSEGPVWFGDGRYLLWSDIPNNRIMRWNEKTGVVSVFRQPSNNSNGNTRDRQGRLLTCEHDARRVTRTEYDGSITVIAERYKGKRLNSPNDVVCKSDGSIWFTDPPFGILGYYEGHTAEVELPTNVYRVDPKSGDIDVVAGDIHRPNGLAFSPDETRLYIVEAGVSPRIIRAYDVTDNGTRLANARPLITAENTGTPDGFRVDVDGNLWVGWGMGAEGLDGVAVFNSRGKLIGKINLPERCGNVCFGGRHRNRLFMCGSTSIYSLFVNTQGVLGS